From Polyodon spathula isolate WHYD16114869_AA chromosome 26, ASM1765450v1, whole genome shotgun sequence, one genomic window encodes:
- the LOC121300928 gene encoding testis-expressed protein 47-like — protein MLFAVYHNTNIEEVTGLLLLYPSCIIHVLESSSEVLYSLLNDLSNMQKRADSLLQDAKILVMSHDIPMRMFQVWSYRSLNNITLTSQEATEQKQPVENLVPECLPLLYKLCVHCLKSSKVL, from the exons ATGCTTTTTGCAGTTTATCACAATACCAACATAGAAGAAGTTACTGGTCTGCTGCTGCTTTATCCGAGCTGTATTATTCATGTGCTGGAG tccTCTTCAGAGGTACTTTACAGTCTACTGAATGATCTCAGTAATATGCAAAAAAGAGCTGA TTCTCTTCTCCAGGATGCCAAGATTCTTGTGATGTCACATGACATTCCCATGAGGATGTTCCAAGTGTGGAGTTACCGCTCCTTAAATAATATAACTTTAACCTCGCAAGAAGCCACCGAGCAGAAACAACCTGTGGAGAACCTGGTCCCAGAATGCCTCCCTCTTTTGTATAAACTCTGTGTTCACTGTCTTAAGTCTTCAAAGGTACTGTGa